The proteins below are encoded in one region of uncultured Eubacteriales bacterium:
- a CDS encoding Alpha/beta hydrolase fold-3 domain-containing protein: MQPEFESLRWRQYGVEHVIKLLPGGRVGVLSDEVLAEILAAGGQPDEKVLAIRAGDVQRVRALQEPEGREITVTPLEQWNEEVPGPGGSVPATLCRPAAGAALRPCVVYFHGGGWQYGGRAVVQPFCRYLAEQADALVVNTEYRLAPEHRWPAGLEDCWAILRWVYDHAEKLGVDPSRITVAGDSAGGNLAALCAHRDRDEGLDMVRRQALYYAALAVRDVEGLEGFHFGLEDYVYDDSQRAMIEPRILAIYNAGKRSENNYLPKGVSTREARVSPLWDSTFSGLPETLLITAQYDYLTQQSRTYAERLASAGVPVTWMDYCGMAHAFVDKCGVYPQADDSLRELAAFVKKP, from the coding sequence ATGCAGCCGGAATTTGAGTCTCTGCGCTGGCGGCAGTATGGCGTGGAGCACGTAATCAAGCTGCTGCCCGGCGGGCGCGTCGGTGTGCTGAGCGATGAGGTGCTGGCGGAGATACTGGCCGCTGGAGGGCAGCCGGATGAGAAAGTGCTTGCCATCCGCGCTGGGGACGTTCAAAGGGTGCGCGCGCTGCAAGAGCCGGAGGGGCGGGAAATTACCGTAACGCCGCTGGAGCAGTGGAACGAGGAGGTCCCCGGCCCGGGGGGATCTGTACCCGCGACGCTGTGCCGTCCGGCGGCAGGAGCGGCGCTGCGGCCCTGCGTCGTCTATTTTCACGGCGGCGGCTGGCAGTATGGCGGCAGGGCCGTCGTACAGCCCTTCTGCCGCTATCTGGCCGAGCAGGCGGACGCATTGGTGGTGAACACGGAGTACCGCCTTGCTCCCGAGCACCGGTGGCCCGCCGGGCTGGAGGACTGCTGGGCCATTCTGCGCTGGGTGTACGACCACGCCGAAAAGCTGGGGGTAGACCCGAGCCGTATCACCGTGGCGGGGGACAGCGCCGGCGGCAACCTGGCTGCGCTCTGTGCCCATAGAGACAGGGACGAGGGCCTGGATATGGTACGGCGGCAGGCGCTCTATTACGCGGCGCTGGCCGTGCGGGACGTTGAGGGTCTGGAGGGCTTTCACTTCGGCCTGGAGGATTACGTATACGACGACAGTCAGCGGGCGATGATCGAGCCGCGTATCCTGGCGATTTATAACGCGGGTAAGCGCAGTGAGAATAATTACCTGCCCAAGGGGGTGAGCACCCGAGAAGCGCGGGTCTCGCCACTGTGGGACAGTACGTTTTCCGGCCTGCCCGAGACACTGCTGATCACCGCGCAGTACGACTACCTCACCCAGCAGTCCCGTACCTACGCAGAGCGCTTGGCCTCCGCCGGGGTGCCGGTCACGTGGATGGATTACTGTGGCATGGCCCACGCCTTTGTGGATAAGTGCGGGGTCTATCCCCAGGCCGACGACAGCCTGAGGGAGCTTGCCGCTTTCGTAAAAAAGCCTTAG
- a CDS encoding conserved hypothetical protein (Evidence 4 : Homologs of previously reported genes of unknown function), with the protein MQPDILLFMSDQHAPQFMGGGEMAVDTPNLDVLRREGTSFTQGYTACPLCVPARMAMLSGMRPSRTGIFTNMDALPDTLPTFLHQLVAAGYETVLVGRMHFIGVDQRHGFTRRVAPDFTNSGWTRPPWLEEDFGVHTQTMGYKWCTHVVGGGQSPVLCYDEMVVRSAEEYLSQSHEKPQCIVVGTYGPHFPYVAPPELFYKYLKTARLPATFGVEEAFMNPVLRSLQEPDARPEVVLACQAAYKGLIEHMDGLVGRVRTAFDAFAEKRDNARLFGYLSDHGDTVGEHGLFGKKTFFEKSVKIPLIFAGDGVTAGREWAEPVSILDVGPTLCAWTGVAPPERADGQSLKTILRGGQGEPDRVVLSESADRAPGGGWVYGCMARRGKYKFVTYHGYENQDMLFNVAVDLLEEYNLAEELPEVCESFRNILRERTDPAAAEALQAVHARRSKLMAECEKAEGYDDRERFRDYPDAAKEPPEVCVTSLSSPPGGNQSSVYYGLPKLPEEEQA; encoded by the coding sequence ATGCAGCCTGATATCCTGCTCTTTATGAGCGACCAGCACGCGCCGCAATTTATGGGGGGCGGAGAGATGGCGGTGGACACCCCCAATTTGGACGTCCTGCGCCGGGAGGGAACCAGCTTTACCCAAGGCTACACGGCCTGCCCGCTCTGCGTGCCCGCCCGTATGGCCATGCTGTCCGGCATGCGCCCCTCCCGCACGGGCATCTTCACCAATATGGACGCCCTGCCCGACACGCTGCCTACCTTTTTGCACCAGCTAGTGGCGGCAGGATATGAGACTGTGCTGGTGGGGCGCATGCACTTTATCGGCGTTGACCAGCGCCACGGCTTTACCCGGCGCGTGGCCCCCGACTTTACAAACAGCGGCTGGACGCGCCCGCCCTGGCTGGAGGAGGACTTTGGCGTACACACCCAGACTATGGGCTACAAATGGTGCACCCATGTGGTGGGCGGCGGCCAGTCGCCGGTGCTTTGCTACGACGAGATGGTGGTGCGCTCCGCCGAGGAGTACTTGAGCCAATCCCACGAAAAGCCACAGTGCATCGTGGTGGGCACCTATGGACCCCATTTTCCCTACGTGGCCCCGCCCGAGCTGTTCTATAAATACCTGAAGACGGCCCGCCTGCCCGCTACCTTCGGCGTGGAGGAGGCGTTTATGAACCCGGTGCTGCGCTCCCTTCAAGAGCCGGATGCCCGCCCGGAGGTGGTATTGGCCTGTCAGGCTGCCTATAAGGGCCTGATAGAACATATGGACGGCCTTGTGGGCCGGGTCCGCACGGCCTTTGACGCGTTTGCCGAGAAAAGGGACAACGCTCGGCTGTTCGGCTACCTCTCCGACCACGGAGATACCGTCGGGGAACACGGCTTGTTCGGAAAAAAGACCTTTTTTGAAAAATCGGTAAAGATTCCACTTATATTTGCCGGGGACGGCGTGACGGCGGGCCGGGAGTGGGCCGAACCGGTGAGCATCCTGGACGTGGGGCCAACATTGTGCGCCTGGACAGGAGTGGCCCCGCCAGAGCGGGCCGATGGGCAGAGTCTTAAGACGATTCTGCGCGGCGGCCAGGGCGAGCCGGATCGGGTCGTTCTGTCCGAAAGCGCTGACCGGGCTCCTGGGGGCGGCTGGGTCTACGGCTGTATGGCGCGCCGTGGGAAGTACAAATTTGTCACCTACCACGGCTATGAGAACCAGGATATGCTGTTCAATGTAGCGGTCGATCTGCTGGAAGAATATAACCTGGCGGAGGAGTTGCCCGAGGTGTGCGAGAGTTTCCGCAATATCCTGCGGGAGCGGACGGACCCGGCAGCCGCCGAGGCACTGCAGGCCGTCCACGCCCGGCGCTCTAAGCTGATGGCGGAGTGCGAAAAGGCGGAGGGATATGATGACCGGGAGCGATTCCGTGACTACCCGGACGCGGCCAAGGAGCCGCCGGAGGTGTGCGTTACGTCGCTGTCCAGCCCACCCGGGGGAAACCAGAGCAGCGTTTATTACGGCCTTCCCAAACTGCCTGAGGAGGAGCAAGCATGA
- a CDS encoding conserved hypothetical protein (Evidence 4 : Homologs of previously reported genes of unknown function), translating into MSQPDILLFMSDQHAPQFMGGEEVDIDTPNLDALRREGTSFSAAYTACPLCVPARMAMLSGMRPARTGIFTNMDTLPSTLPTFLHQLVAVGYETVLVGRMHFIGVDQRHGFTRRIAPDMTLVTWTRPEHLKRERGVFARTFAGKWAPEVVGGGESPVLHYDELVIDAAIEYLRQPHDKPQFILVGTFGPHFPYVAPPELFQKYWERVELPAMHGQTPAYMNPSLRKHRVEASEEVARGTRAAYCGMIEHMDGQIGRVRAAFDAFTEERRVPKLFGYLSDHGDQAGERDIYGKETFFEKSARVPMLFAGEGVAVGRTETAPVSLLDVGPTLCQWAGAGQPEGVDGVSLAPALTGEGLHESRAVYSEYMEREEDGWRYCMMLRRGPWKLITYRGYEEQDMLFDVTADPLEEYERAADEPGLLEEFRALARKLSPHPERYEAAQARQARDAQLFIAYEKAVGLDERERWQANPPSARGNPEICIAGL; encoded by the coding sequence ATGAGCCAGCCCGATATCCTGCTCTTTATGAGCGACCAGCACGCGCCGCAATTTATGGGAGGGGAAGAGGTGGATATAGACACCCCCAACCTGGACGCCCTGCGCCGGGAGGGGACCAGCTTCTCGGCGGCCTACACAGCCTGCCCCCTCTGCGTTCCCGCCCGTATGGCCATGCTGTCCGGTATGCGCCCCGCCCGCACGGGCATCTTCACCAACATGGACACCCTGCCAAGCACCCTGCCAACTTTTCTGCACCAGCTTGTAGCGGTGGGGTATGAAACGGTGCTGGTGGGGCGGATGCACTTTATCGGCGTCGACCAGCGCCACGGCTTTACCAGGCGCATTGCGCCGGACATGACGCTGGTCACCTGGACGAGGCCGGAGCATTTAAAGCGGGAGCGGGGGGTGTTTGCCCGCACCTTCGCGGGCAAATGGGCGCCGGAGGTGGTGGGCGGCGGCGAGTCGCCCGTCCTGCATTACGACGAGCTGGTGATAGACGCGGCAATTGAATATCTGCGCCAGCCCCATGATAAGCCGCAGTTCATTCTGGTGGGGACCTTTGGGCCCCATTTTCCCTATGTGGCTCCGCCGGAGCTTTTTCAGAAGTATTGGGAGCGGGTGGAACTGCCCGCCATGCATGGACAGACGCCTGCCTATATGAACCCCAGCCTGCGAAAGCACCGGGTGGAGGCCTCAGAAGAGGTGGCAAGAGGCACGCGCGCGGCGTACTGCGGCATGATCGAGCATATGGATGGGCAGATTGGCCGGGTGCGCGCGGCGTTTGACGCGTTCACGGAGGAACGCCGCGTTCCCAAGCTGTTTGGGTATCTCTCGGACCACGGCGACCAGGCGGGGGAGAGGGACATCTATGGCAAGGAAACCTTTTTTGAAAAGTCAGCCAGGGTTCCCATGCTCTTTGCGGGGGAAGGTGTGGCCGTCGGGCGCACCGAGACGGCCCCGGTCAGTCTCCTGGATGTGGGTCCCACCCTATGCCAGTGGGCCGGTGCCGGACAGCCGGAGGGTGTGGACGGCGTGAGCCTCGCGCCCGCGCTGACGGGAGAGGGGCTACACGAGAGCCGGGCCGTGTACAGCGAGTACATGGAACGCGAAGAGGACGGCTGGCGCTACTGCATGATGCTGCGCCGCGGGCCCTGGAAGCTCATCACATACCGGGGGTACGAGGAACAGGACATGCTGTTTGACGTGACCGCCGACCCGCTGGAGGAGTATGAGCGGGCGGCGGACGAGCCTGGGCTGCTGGAGGAGTTTCGGGCTCTGGCGCGGAAACTCTCACCCCACCCGGAGCGGTATGAGGCGGCGCAGGCGCGCCAGGCGCGGGACGCCCAGCTCTTCATCGCCTATGAGAAGGCGGTGGGCCTCGACGAGCGCGAGCGCTGGCAGGCGAACCCGCCTTCCGCCCGGGGGAACCCGGAGATCTGCATTGCCGGACTATGA
- the yvdM gene encoding Beta-phosphoglucomutase, with the protein MPDYEEEIRMNEYKGLLFDLDGVIVDTAKYHYLAWKSLADELGIPFTEQDNERLKGVSRMASFEIVLEIGGRKMSEAEKELNCTKKNELYVSYIKRLTVDEILPGVRDFLTGARAAGYKIALGSASKNSSLILDRLGIAGLFDALVDGTKVSKAKPDPEVFLRGAQELGLTPEACVVFEDAAAGVQAAHNAGMKAVGIGSPNILGQADLVVPGFAGMTAAGLLARLS; encoded by the coding sequence TTGCCGGACTATGAGGAGGAAATAAGAATGAACGAATATAAGGGCCTGCTGTTCGACCTGGACGGTGTGATCGTGGACACCGCCAAGTATCACTATCTGGCATGGAAGTCACTGGCGGACGAGCTGGGTATTCCCTTCACAGAGCAGGACAACGAGCGGCTGAAAGGTGTCAGCCGGATGGCCAGCTTTGAAATCGTTTTGGAGATCGGCGGGCGTAAGATGTCCGAGGCTGAAAAGGAGCTGAACTGCACCAAGAAGAACGAGCTCTATGTCTCCTACATCAAGCGGCTGACGGTGGACGAGATCCTGCCCGGCGTGCGGGATTTCCTGACCGGCGCGCGGGCCGCGGGGTATAAGATCGCCCTCGGCTCCGCCAGCAAGAATTCCTCCCTGATCCTTGACCGGTTGGGCATCGCCGGTCTCTTCGACGCGCTGGTGGACGGGACCAAGGTGAGCAAGGCGAAGCCCGACCCGGAGGTCTTTTTGCGCGGCGCGCAGGAACTGGGGCTGACACCCGAGGCCTGCGTGGTGTTTGAGGATGCCGCCGCCGGAGTGCAGGCGGCCCATAACGCGGGTATGAAGGCCGTGGGCATCGGCAGCCCGAACATTCTGGGTCAGGCCGACCTTGTGGTGCCGGGGTTTGCCGGCATGACCGCCGCCGGGCTGCTGGCGCGCCTGTCCTGA
- a CDS encoding conserved membrane hypothetical protein (Evidence 4 : Homologs of previously reported genes of unknown function) encodes MPIGLMVDCTGVLLGGLAGAALGPRLSPRVSRNLTVVLGFSSMAIGVNSIVKASAMMPVVIAVIFGSLIGELLDLETRIMAVSRKIVRRLPHREGALDMERFITVVVLFCASGFGIYGALMEGMSGNASILLFKAVLDSCTAAVFAVTLGVAVALVAFPMVAVLGSLFLAAGLLAPHVTPSMLQDFMACGGVLTLAAGLRVSGIKSAPIANMIPALALALPASAAWTALMG; translated from the coding sequence ATGCCAATCGGGCTGATGGTAGACTGCACGGGCGTGCTGTTGGGCGGTCTGGCAGGCGCGGCGCTGGGGCCGCGCCTCTCCCCGCGCGTCAGCAGAAACCTCACAGTGGTTCTCGGCTTTTCCTCCATGGCCATCGGCGTCAACTCCATCGTCAAGGCCAGCGCCATGATGCCCGTGGTCATCGCTGTGATTTTTGGCTCTCTGATTGGGGAGCTGCTGGACCTGGAGACGCGTATCATGGCGGTGTCCAGGAAAATAGTCCGGCGCCTTCCGCATCGGGAGGGCGCGCTCGACATGGAGCGGTTCATCACCGTGGTAGTGCTGTTCTGCGCCAGCGGATTTGGGATCTACGGCGCGCTGATGGAGGGCATGAGCGGCAACGCGAGCATCCTTCTCTTCAAGGCTGTGCTGGATTCCTGCACGGCGGCGGTATTCGCCGTGACGCTGGGCGTGGCAGTGGCCCTTGTGGCCTTTCCGATGGTGGCTGTCCTGGGGAGCCTCTTTCTGGCGGCCGGGCTGCTGGCCCCTCACGTCACGCCCTCCATGCTACAGGATTTTATGGCCTGCGGCGGCGTGCTCACACTGGCGGCGGGCCTGCGCGTCAGCGGCATCAAGAGCGCTCCCATTGCCAATATGATACCCGCGCTGGCTCTTGCCTTGCCCGCGTCGGCGGCCTGGACCGCCCTCATGGGCTGA
- a CDS encoding hypothetical protein (Evidence 5 : No homology to any previously reported sequences): MSPKNGDRSFLLLVDVRTGMVYCIE, translated from the coding sequence TTGTCCCCCAAGAACGGGGACAGGAGCTTTCTTCTGCTTGTGGACGTCCGCACCGGCATGGTATACTGTATCGAGTGA